The proteins below are encoded in one region of Deltaproteobacteria bacterium:
- a CDS encoding ABC transporter ATP-binding protein — protein sequence MSAIELRGVTKGYPAREPGLPAQELLRGVDLTVQRGEFVAVEGQSGSGKSTLLHLLGGLDREFDGTAHVLGCDLRAVTDAELAALRHTQIGFVFQSFNLLPSLSALENVLLPDFFGDGVPDAERRAREALERVGLADKERARPVALSGGERQRVAIARALLARPPLLLADEPTGNLDAKTGQGVIDLFRQLHREGMTLLIVTHEARVSHAANRVLVLREGVLQTEGAESMETE from the coding sequence ATGAGCGCGATCGAGCTCCGCGGCGTCACCAAGGGGTACCCTGCGCGGGAACCGGGACTTCCCGCGCAGGAGCTGCTGCGCGGCGTAGACCTGACGGTGCAGCGGGGCGAGTTCGTTGCCGTCGAAGGCCAGAGCGGGAGCGGAAAGAGCACCCTCCTGCACCTGCTCGGCGGCCTCGACCGCGAGTTCGACGGCACGGCGCACGTCCTCGGCTGCGATCTGCGCGCGGTGACCGACGCCGAGCTGGCGGCGCTCCGCCATACGCAGATCGGCTTCGTCTTCCAGAGCTTCAACCTGTTGCCGTCACTCAGCGCGTTGGAGAACGTGCTTCTGCCCGACTTCTTCGGCGACGGCGTCCCCGACGCGGAGCGGCGGGCGCGGGAGGCGCTCGAGCGGGTCGGCCTCGCGGACAAGGAACGCGCCCGCCCGGTGGCGCTCTCCGGCGGCGAACGCCAGCGGGTCGCCATCGCCCGCGCGCTGCTCGCGCGGCCGCCCTTGCTGCTCGCGGACGAGCCCACCGGAAACCTCGACGCGAAGACCGGACAGGGCGTGATCGATCTCTTCCGTCAGCTCCATCGGGAGGGGATGACGCTCCTGATCGTCACGCACGAGGCGCGCGTCTCGCACGCCGCGAACCGCGTCCTCGTGCTGCGCGAAGGCGTTCTCCAGACCGAGGGCGCCGAGTCGATGGAGACGGAATGA